From the genome of Gemella haemolysans ATCC 10379:
AATCCACTCTTGAGCCATTTTTAAGTTCTTTTCATAGTTCAATTGTGCAAACGGGGCAAGAACTTCGTCAATTCTATCAGCACTGCATCCACCGTACTGGCTTGATGCAACATTAGCAATAATCTGAGCCATTTGAGCTGTTGCTGTTTGAATACTCTTCGGACTATCTACATCTGCATTTCCAATTTTAAAACCTTTTGTTAGCATCTCTTTAAAGTCAATTAAACAACAGTTTGTTAAAGGTTGATAAGGAGAATAATCTAAGTCATGATAGTGAATTTCTCCTTTTTGATGAGCATTAGAAACATGTTTCGGCAACATTTTAAGCCCTATTGCTTTAGCAACAATACCACTGGTTAGGTCACGATGTGTATTAAACACTAAGCTGTCTTTATTAGCATTCTCATTCACTACATTCTCTTCACGATTAACTAATTTTTCAATCGCCACATTTATATCTAGGCTGCGCTCACGTTCAATATCACGCATACTTCTATAGCCAACATACTCTTCATATATTGCTTCTTCACCTAAAGTAAGTAGTGTGTGCTCAACAATATTTTGAAGCTCATAAATTTTAATATTACCTTTAAATCTATTAGCAATCTCTAAAATAACATTATCCACAATACCATTAATATTAACACTATGGTTTTTACCAAATACTGAATGTACAGCTTTTTCTATCGCCTTATAGATTTTTTCAGTGTCAAACCTAACTATACGTCCATCCCTTTTTATAACTAGTAAATTTTTAGTTAAACTATCCACTTTCGCCTTTGTATATGAATATAAATTATTATTTTGCATGTTATCCCTCATTTCGATATAATTTTAGATTCATAAAAATATTATAATACTATCTTATCTCAAAAATTTCTTCCTGTCTACAACATTTATTTCCGGGAAATCAGAAAAGCTTGTTAGCTTGCCTTTTACTCTAATTGTGAATTTTTTTAGCTCTTCTGTTTTTCGAAATAAAATTTAAAAACATTATTATATCAAGGTTGATAGAGGTTAACATATACTTCTGTAGCAATTTATAAACAATGAAAATTATAATACAGTTCGACTTTTCCTAATTCAACGGTAATTAAAAATGACATTCAAAAAGTTCACTAATACCTAAAAAATTTATTTTTTCATCACTTAAACTATATTTTAATACAGCAATTTATGATAAAATTATAGTAAATAATAAAGTGAGAAATGTATATGAAAAAAACACAAATTGAAAAACTAACAGATCAATTATTTTCTATGGAAAATGATAGTTCACTATTAATAAATGAATTAGAACCTTATGTAGAATTATTTATGCACTATGAATGTGCTATGCTTGAAATTGAAACAAAACTAAATGTATTCGATAAGGAATTTTCTCTTCATGGTGAGAGCAACCCCATCGAATCTGTAAATACTAGACTGAAGACACCAATGAGTTTAATGAACAAACTTAAACGTTTAGACTTACCTTTTGACATAAATACAATAAAAGAAAATATCTATGATGTTGCAGGGGTTCGAGTTATATGTTCATTTAAAAACGATGTTTATAAACTTGTCGATGCGCTAAAACAACAAGATGATCTTACAGTTATAGCTGAAAAAGACTATATTAAAAATCACAAAGAAAACGGTTATAGAAGTTATCACCTTATCGTTAAAGTACCAATCTTCTTATCAGATAAAGTAGAACACGTGGCTGTTGAGGTTCAATTTAGAACAATAGCCATGGACTTCTGGGCAAGCTTAGAACATAAGCTTAGATATAAGAAAAATTTAAGTGAAGAGAAAGAAAAAGAAATAGAGCGTCGTCTTCAACTCTGTGCGGATATAAGTTCTAAACTAGACAACCAAATGCAAAAGGTTAAAGAAATAATAGAAGACGATTCAGAATACTTATAAAAAAACTTGGATATTAGGCATAACTAATATCCAAGCTTTTTAATTTTACTATCAACTTATCTTTCTTTGCTATGATTTACAGAATAAGCAAAATAAATTGCTAAACCTACTAAAATCCAACATCCAAAAATTATCCATGTTAAAAATTGAATACCATATAATAATACGATAAATAATAATATTGATATTATTGGTAAATAAGGCATCCCCGGCATAATAAATCCACGTTTCACATCTGGATACTCTCTTCTAATAACAAACATTGAATAACTTACCAACATAAACGCTATTATGTAAGAGACATTAGCTAAATCAGCTAATTGGCCTAAGGGTAAGAAACCAGTTAAGATTGCCATTAATAAACCAACTCCAATTGTTGTTGAACCTGGAACACCACTTTTATTTAATGACGATAATTTCTTCGGTAATAGACCATCTCTACTCATCGTAAATAATATTCTTACAGCAGCGAACATCGTTCCTAATGGCCCAGATAAAAGGCCAATTACCGCTCCTAAGGAAACTATTCCAGCTACCTTATCTTGTCCAACTACTCCAAGAACATACGCTAATGCATCACCTTTTCCTAATTGACTAAATGGTACCATACCCGTTATCACTAAACAAACCATTATATAAAATACCGTACAAATTAATAGTGTAATAATAATAGCTCTAGGCAATGCTTTTTGTGGATTTATGGTCTCTTCCGCTGAAGTTGAAATAGTATCAAAACCTAAATATGCGAAAAACACTGTTGTAGCACCTATCATTATCCCTGACATTCCTTGTGGTGCGAAATTATCAGTCCAATTCGTGGGAGTAATGTAGAATACACCTACAAGAACGAATAGTAAAATAACAATAATCTTAACAGCAACCATTAAATTATTCACAAACTTACTACTATTTGTTCCTTTAAATAATACTATCATTATTAGTAGAACTACAGTAATCGCTAAAATATTACCATAGCCTCCTTCACTTGGTAAGGTTGTAAATTTCTTTGGTAGTATTATTCCAAATCCTTCTAATAAAGATTTAAAATAACTTGACCAGCCATTAGCTATGGCAGCTCCTGCTATAATATAACTTCCAGCTAAAAGCCAACCCATACAATGCGCTACAATCTCTCCTAGTGTAATATAGCTATACGTATAAACACTTCCACTTGATGGTATAGTAGAAGATAACTCTGCATAACATAAAGCCGTAAGTCCACAAGCTAAGCCCGCAATTAAAAATGAGAATATTACTGATGGTCCAGCTTTAGATGCTGCTTCCCCTGTTAATACCAGTATACCCGAACCAATAACTGATCCTATACCAAGTAATATTAGGTCAATAGTTCTTAAAGTTGGCCTCAAGGTCTTTTTTCTACTTTCACCAAACACCTTTTCTATTGTTTTTTTTCTAAATATTTGCATTAATAAAAAATTCTCCTTTCATTAGAATCACTAATACATTCTAACAATCCTTCTCTTATTAAATCTAACAACAATCTATTATAGCGCGAGAATCTAATTTAATCAAATTTTCTTTCATCCTAATTTTTTAAATAATTAATACAACGATATCACTTTAATTCATTCACAAAATTTTATAACCTTATATTGCTAACTACATAAAAACCCTCTTTATTGGAAATAGCTTTATCCAATAAAAAGGATTTTTATTAATTATTTAAGCCATATTGCTTTTCCTTCTCTAAGAAACCGTTATTCCTGTTTTAAATTATGAAATAAGCCCTTCTTTTTTAAGAATTTCTTCTGCTGAATCTTTCTTATCAGGATTTACTAAAACGATTGGTCCAGTACATCCCATTCCACTCTCAGCGTATATTTCATTTTTCCAAAGTAACTTAGTTGCATCTTCAAGGTCTAGAATATCAATTCCAGAGATTTGTGCAGTAACTACTTCTTTTTCTGGCATTTTAACTTCTTCAGTTGTAACTGAGCCTTCTTTTTTAACTTTCAATTTAGAAATAAATTCATCTAGTTTAGCTTTATTAGCTTTTTCAAATTCTTGTTTTGCTATTTCATTTACTTTACCTTTTGCCACTTCATAAGCATATTTCAATGCATTAGCTACAACAGGTGAACCAGATGCTCTTGATAAAATTAAAATTCTTCTATCATAGTCTTCTCCCACACCAGGTCCATATCCAAATCCACTAGCTTCATAATCTCCACCAGTAGTAAATGCTGAGAATACTTTCATGAATAAGTTACCTGTTAATGAATCAACAACCATAACGTCAGGTGTTCCCATAAGTAAATCATTACCTCTCATTACAGAACCACCATCTGCTCTTTGAGATGTTGCAAATTCAAATTCATAACCATTTTCTTTAAGATCTAATAAAACTTTTTCAACCTGTCTAGCACCTTCAACATTCGCTATACCAACAGTAGGATTAGTTTTTCCAAGTGATTTAGCAGTTGCAATACCGTAAAGTGTATTTCTTACCATTGCTTCAACTCTGTTAGTAGATGAAGTCCCTGTTGTTGTTGCAAGAAGCATTTCAGTACCTCTAGCAGGTGTAATAACTCTACCTACTGTAGATACACCGATAGGAAAATTATAATGCATAGTTACACAAGAAGCTATTTCCCCTTTATCTAATAGGTCTTCCATAATTTTGTGAGCTTCATCTTCATCTTTAGCTTCATAAGATTCGAAATCTTCATATCCCTTACCTATTAAAACTATGTCGAATACAGGATTTTTAGCTAATATTGCACCTTGTAGTAAATTCTCGAAACCATGTTCACTTCCTAAAGTTGTTAAACCAACTTTTAATTTTTTACCAAAGTTACCTGTTTCAATGGCATTAGCTACTTCTAGCAATACTTCTGATATAACTTGTTTACTCATAGTATCACCCCTATTCTTCTAACATTTCTTGGGAAATTTTTCTCATTGATTCTGCTATAATTTTTCTGATTTCATCTTTAGAAATTCCTGCAGATTCTCCTTCTACAGCACCGCTATTTCTTTCAACTACAAAAGATACTCCATCAAATAAGTTTGTCATTCTTCCTAAGAATAGACTACCTTTACCTACGATCATAGCACGGTTTTTATCACCTTTTGTTAAGTCATCAATTAAGAATCCTACATAAGGTACTCCTGAAGGAATGTGTCCTTGTGTTGGAGCCCAACCAGGTAAACCTTTAGCCTCAATAAATGATTTAAGTTCTTTTTTCTCAATATCTCCACGCATTGCTGCTAATGCTGCAATCATTTTGTAGTTAGCTTCTGGAACGTTACCTGCTCCTGCAGCTTTTGTGATATCTGGGTTTTGCATCTCTACAGAGAATACATCAACATCTGTAATTTTCAATTTAGCTTTTTCTAATGGATTAGCTACTAAAGCTCCCATTACAGCTTGTGGTGAAGATCCTGTTCCTACATTGTGTTTTCCGACCATATCAGTTCTAATGATTGGATTTACTCCATCATTTTCACTAATAAGAACAGCGAATCCACCTAGAACATCTTCTAGAACTGGAAGACCTTTTTTAACGTGGTCTTTACCATTCATACCTAATTTAGCACTTGCTCCACCTGCAACTACTAATACATTTTTGTATACTCCAGCTTTTACTAAAGATGAAGCACTAATTAATGCGTGGGTTGGTGCAGCACAGAAACCTCTTAAGTCAGATCCAGTAGCATTAACTAAACCAACAACTTCTGCAATTGCTTTAGCAAAGTTACCACCACCACGTTGGTTAATATCTCCACAAGCTTCTTCTGAACATTCCACTACATAGTCAATATCCTCTGGGTTTACACCAGAATTACGTAATAATTCTAATGCAGCAATAACTCCAGAAGCTTTAACTACTAGATTTTCGAATATAACGTGAGCATTTAAGTTCACATCTACATCGTGAGCTTTTTTAACATAACCCACAACTTTACCTTCGTGAACTAAGTCTTCAAATCCTTCTTCATTATCACTAAGGTCTGCACCTTCTAATTTTTCGAATAAAGGAGCTAGCTCTTTGAAGTTTTCCTCTATTTTAGGACGAACAACGGCTACAAACTCTTCTGATAGTTTAACTAAGTCAAAAGCATCACAAAGTTTCATTAGTGCTAGAAACTCATCTTGTGGGACAATTTGTCCAAATTTACCGTGTCGTTCACCTTTTTCATCTTTAATATCATACCAAGGCATTGGATATGTATTTAATTGTTCAGGTGTTTTATTACCAATATACACTTGGTTAGGTAAATAGTTAACCACTTCTTCATATGTACGAATATGGTTATTTACTTCTTTTAAAAACTCTGAATCTGGATTCGTTACTCTCTCTACAGAAGCAGTCGATCCATTTCTTACTATCATATCTGGTGTATGAACAAGAATATATCCTGCTCCCTTAAATACTGGATAATTCATAGCTATATTGTGCTGAGGATATAAACATACCCTCAGCTCCCCTTTCTTTTTTATTATTCGAATACTGTTTGTCCGTCAACTTCTACAGTTAAAGCATGTAATGCTTTTTCTACAAGTCCACGTCTTAATTTTTTCTCTTCATCCGCTTCTAGTTTTGGATTTCCTAGTGGGTGAGGGATTGCGATAGTTGGAACGATTCTGTTAGCTCCAACTGTTAGAGAAATCGGTACTACTGTACACATGTGAACCACAGGTATACCCGCTCTCTCAATTTCTTTTACCATCGTTGCACCGCAACGAGTACAAGTTCCTCAAGTAGAAGTTAAGATTACAGCATCTACTCCGTCGGCTACTAATTTTTGTGCATATTCTTTAGCGAATCCTACAGCACTAGCTACGGCAGTACCGTTACCTACTGTAGTATAGAATTTTTCGTGTAAACTTCCTACTTTACCTTCTTTAACGAATTCTCTCATTACGTCTACAGGTAATACACGGTCAGCATCTTCATTAGCGTATACTGGGTCGTATCCACCATGAGCTGTTTCGTGAGTTTCATCAGTTAAATTAGTGAATCCTTCTAATGAATATTCACCATATTTAGATGCAGAAGATGATTCGATGTGATCTGGATTTCCTTTTGGAACAATACCACCAGAAGTAACTAAAGCGATTTTAGCTTTGCTTAAATCTTTAACAGCTGGGTTCGGCTCAACTCTGTCAAAGTTAGGCATTGGATATTCTGTTTCGAATTCTTCACCTTTAATTTTCTTAACAAGCATTTCAACAGCACGTTCTGATCCACGTTTATCGCTGAAGAAGTTAACACGGATTCCTCTTTCGTGGTATCCTTCTTCTTTTGGAGAAAGGATTTCTTCACCTTTAGCTAATTTTGCTGCAAATTTAGCTAATTTTGGTAAAGCTTTTCTCATACCAGCTGCACTGTCAGCTGTTTCAAGAATATAAACTTCTTTTCTGAACATGTCTGTTCCTGGGTTTTCTACATACATTGCTGTTACCGCTGGAATTCCTAATTCGTCTTGAACAGCTTTAGTAATTGTACCAGCTGCTACTCCGTAACGCCCTGCATTGAATGCTGGACCAGCAATGAATAATTGTGGTTCGCATCCTTTAATCATTTCTAAAAGTTCTGCTTGAACTTTTTCTAAGTTTTCATTGAAGTAACTATCACCACAAACTACTGTAGCTACTACTTCGAATTCTTCTCCCAATTGTCCTTGTAACTGAACACTAATCGGTGGTAATTCAGTTCTTAATTCTGGTGCAATGTGGGCTTGTTCTTCTCCACCTACTCCAGCGAAGAATTGGTTTATATAATGTACTACTCTTATTTTAGACATTTTTATTTCCCCCTATAACTATTATTTAGATCTTTAATTACTCTCCACGAACATCTTTCATTTCGCTTGTTATTTCATCAATATCTAATACCATTTCCATCATTCCAACTTGATCTTCATAGATAGCTTCATCTATTTGAGATTTAATTTCTTCTTCTACAATGTGATAAACAGCAAGATTTAATGCTACACCTGCAAGTGGCCCTGCAAATGTTGGGTCCCCTGCTGTTACTGTTTCAGCTGCTAGACCAGCAGCTTCGGCTTCAGATGCACCTAGTAAAACTACAACGTTTTCGTTACCGAATTTTTCGGCAGCTTCTTTAACACGTTTTTGGTTTTCTAAGTCCATAGCCCCTGCGGCTGTTCAGACGAAACATTCAGTAGATGAGAATACTATTTCTACTCCTTCAATTGGTTTTACACACTCTTCAATAGCTAATCCTGGTATACCATCACGGTCACCAATGATAACTACTTTTTTATTAATAAGACTTACCATTATCTTATTTCCTCCTTGTTAAAATCTATAACATTTATTTTTATTTTGCTTACTAGAAAGTTTTAGTACTTAAATAACCGAAACCTGTTTCGTTAGTAGCACCTGTAATAGCTTGAATTTCAACTTCGATAGTTCCATCTTCTCTTAATGAGTCTTGGTTACCACCAGCAATTACATTTACTACATCGATGTGTCCGATAACTCTATCTAATTTTGGTAATACAACCACTTCGTTAGCATTACCTCCAGTTACTACTGCATCAGCAGCTACGTCAGCATCAGCTAAGCTTTGGCTGGCTCCGTCACGTCCTGCATATTCATCAGTTACGATAACTGTTTTAACTTTTTCAGCTTCAATTTTTTTACAGTTCATGATTAAGTCAGTATCTGGGTTACCGAATCCTTCTTGAGATACGATTACAGCATCTAAGTTTAAGTAACGACAAAGTTTTGCAGTCCAGTTAGATGAACGTTCTTTATCCATTAAGTAAACATTTTCGTTAGTGATGATTACACCTAAGAAGTTAATTTCTTTACCATGTTTTTTATATAAATCTTCAATAACACCATTGTTTAAGTGCACATATGTTGGGTTTTTATCACAAGCTGATACACAGTTACCACTTACGATAGCACCATCCATAATTTCAGTTGGATATAGAATTGTTGGTACTATTTGTTTTGCATCAACACCGTATACATAAGTATCATGTAATAAACCTTGAGTTTGAAGCATGTATACATACCCTACTTTTGGTAGATCTGGATATTCAGCAATTTGTTCTAATAAAGGTTTAGTTTCAAATACTTCTACTTCTTCTGGTTCTAATGAACGAGCTAATTCTGCAATGTAACGAGCAGCTTTGAATCCGATGTAGCGAACTGCTTTTTCGTGTTCGTGTTGTTTAACTCCTTCTTTAGGCTCAGCAATAACGATTAAGTTATTTGTTTTAGAAAATGGAGTATATTCAGCTCCAAGTCCTGTCATGTCGATAATACCTTCTTGGAATCCTACGATTTTACCAGTAGTTACTACAGCCATACCTTTAAGTGCGATTGTACGACCTTCACCTACAGTATCTACTTTTGAAAGGATACCTGGGAAAATTCCTCCACGACCTTCAACTTTAACACGAGGTTCAATTACATCCTTAACTGGTGTAATACGAACACTCTCACCTGGACGAGCAATATCTAAATCAACAGATTCAATTGCATCATCCTCGAAAACAGCTTTTACAAGCTCTTCTTTATTTACATATAATACATTTGCCTCGATTTTTGATTCTGCAGCAAATTGTATATCTTTAATATGGATCTTTCCTAATTCAAGACGCATACCTAATACCTCCCTATTGAGTTTATTTTTTTTATAAATATTTGTTAATCATAGCTTCTATATTTGGAACAGTAGCATCATCTTTAGTTACTTCTTCGACTTTGCTTCCGTCTTTATATATGGCTATTGTTGGTAACCCTAAAACTTTTTGTTTGATTGCAAGTCTTCTTGCTTTTGTTGTATCTAGAGCAGCAAACTTAAGTTTGTCTCCGTATTTGTCTGCTAATTCATGTACACTTGGCATAAGTGCTTTACATGGTTCACATCCTTGGCTCCAAAAGTCTACTAACACGTATCCTTCTGCTTCCAATACTTCACTCTCAAAGTTTTCTTTGTTTAGTTCTAACATTGTCTTTGTCTCCTTTTTTTATTTTTAAATTTTATTCAAATTTCCCAGCAATATATTTTTCTGCAGTGATCGCTGCTACAGCACCATCCCATACAGCTGTCACTACTTGACGAATTTCTTTTTGACGACAGTCACCTGCTACAAATACACCTTCAACATTTGTCTTAGTGTCTTCTCCAGCTTTAATATAACCACCTTCAGTAAGTTCAACTTTTCCTTCAAATAGTTTAGTTTGAGGAACATATCCGATGAAGAAGAATAATCCCATAGTTCCATCTTCTTCGTCAGCTTCTACCACATATTCTTCACCTGTAGCTACATTTTTTAATTTAATAGCTTCTGAATTCCATCACCAATTGCTTCAAGAACAACCGTTTCAGTTCTAATTTCGAATTGTGGATGATTTCTTGCTTTTTCAGCTGTGATCCTTTCACAGTGAATATCTTCTTCAAAATGGATGATTGTTACTTTACGAGCAAATTTAGTTAAGAATAAGGCTTCTTCTACAGCACTATTTCCTCCACCAACTACGAACACTTCAAGTCCATCGAAGAAGTCACCATCACAAGTAGCACAGTAAGAAATACCTTTACTTTCTAATTCCCTAACCCCTGGAATATCTAATTTTCTTGGAGATGCTCCGGTTGCAATTACTACTGCTTTAGCTGTGTAATCACCGCTTGTACAAGTAACTACTTTTCGTCCCCTTCAAGTTCAACATTTAGTACTTCTTCTTGTTTGAACTCTGTACCAAAATTTTTAGCTTGTTCTGCCATTCTCGCTGTTAAACGTGGTCCAGTTGGATCTTCAATCGCACCAGGATAGTTTTCAATCATGTGAGTGATTGCTGCTTGTCCTCCATTTTTCGATTTTTCTAGAACCAAAACGTTTAATTTAGCACGTGAAGCATACAACGCAGCTGATAAACCTGCAGGTCCAAAACCAATGATAATTACATCATAATTTCTACTCATAATTATCCTCCTTTATTTATTTTTTTATAAAATTCTATTTATCGCATTTAATAATAAATCGTAATCAATAACACTAAAGTCATCTTTTACTCTATCTGTCCACTGAGGAACTTCTTTATTTTTTCTAAATTTTTCAAAAGTTCCTACCGCTTCAGAAATTAAATTAATAGAAGCAACATCTAGTTCATTATTTTTCTTAATGACTACGGATCTATAAATTGTTTCATTTGGTTTAACACTTCCATATAGTGGATGTGTTACAATTTCCCAATTTTCATGAACGTAGTCCCTAACTTTTTTTAATACATCTAGATATTCAATATCGTAATATTCGACTTCTATGTTTCTAACTTTTTCATTTGAAAATCTTGGATTATTTGTTATCAATTTCATAGCGTCCCTCCTAAAATAAAAACAACAAAAAGAAAGCTAGCTTTCTCTCTGTTGACTTGCTTCAGAGTTCTGTCCTAGTGCAGTTTTTTTACCTGAGAATTTCATTAACAATTGCTAAGTGTTAATTTGTACCTTCGGTGTCCAATGTCCTCTCCCACACTAATCATACAGTTTATTTTTTACACCCTTATTTTATACTATTTCTCAAACAAATGGAACCATTATTTTAAACCATGTATACGCTCTACAAAAATATATTATCATATATGCTCATGAAAAATAACATTAAATCTCATTAAATCTACAACATAACTGTTATATAACTGATTTTTATTCTGAAATTTAAAGAATATTTTTGTTTTTTTCGAAGTATAGTTTTATAAATTAAGTTTATACTATCTTGCGAAAACACCTTTGTAATAATTATGAAAGTAATGAAAACATCTGATTTTTAGAAAATAATATGCTTATTTTACATTTATTTATAATTTTTTTCGTTGAAATATACATACTTTTTCGTTATACTTAATCATACATTCATTTAGTATAAGGAGGAATAATATGAATAACACTCAAAAAAGTTTATTATCTATCCTCGTATGTTATTTTTCTTGGGGACTATTTCCTATTTATTTTAAATTACTAAAAGAAATAGATGCATATGAAGTTCTTGCGATGAGAATTATATGTTCTTTTGTTTTTATGGTTATTGTAGTGATGATTGCAAAAAATAAAAAATCTATCCTTAATGAAATAACGACTCTCTGGAAAAATAAGAAACGTGTCTTGTTATTAGTACTAGCATCTTTTTTAATATCATTAAATTGGCTTACATATATAATTGCAGTTAACACTAATCATGTACTAGAAGCAAGTTTTGGATACTATTTAAATCCAATTGTAACAATTATCTTAGCCGTAGTATTTTTAAAAGAGAAACTAACACACACTCAAACAGTAGCATGTCTATGTGTTGGCGGATCATTATTATACTTATTTATATCACTGGGATCTCTGCCATGGATTTCCATTATTCTAGCATTAAGCTTCGGACTTTACAGCTTATGTAAGAAAAAAATTGTACTAAGTCCAAAAGCAAGTTTACTTATAGAAACAGCAATAGTTTCTCCTATTGCATTTATCTATATAAGTTATCTTACAGCAAATAATTCACTTACATTTTATTCTTTTGGAACAGATACATTAATATATTTATTATTATCTGGTGTAATTACTGCAGTTCCACTAATGTTATTTGCTAAAGGAGCTACAGCAATTCCACTATACATTTTAGGTATTCTTCAATACTTACCACCTACAATGCAATTCTTCATAGGAATCTTTGTATATGGAGAGGTATTAAGTATTCAAAAACTAATCTCATTCTCAATAATTTGGGTAGCCGTAGCAGCATTCTGTTATTCAGCGGTTATTTCAATGAAAAAACAAAACTTAATTAATGAGAGTCATAAAAAATAAAAAGAACTTATCCATATTTTTCATGGATAAGTTCTTTTTTATAATATTGTCCAATTTTTATATACTACTTTCTCTAATGCACCTTTATCATTACCTAATTCCTGTTTCAATTTCAAGATCAGAGGCGAGGAATTCTTTATACCTAATTCTTCCAAGTCGATCCAATATATTCCACTAGAATCATTTAGTTCATCTTCCAACTTTTCTGAAATCATATCTTGCTGTTCGAGATTAATATCAACGTTATAAAATACCATAATATGATGTACTGTGCGATTAGATTCTTCTACAAAAACATCATAAGCTCTGCAGTTCCCATAGTTTTCTATTGCATACCCCGTTTCTTCTCTGAATTCACGAACTAATGTTTCTGTAAGTCCCTCATTTTCTTTTTGACTACCTCCTGGTAAATCGAATCTATTTTTATAAGGTCCTCTCTCTTTTTGGATACATAAAAGCTTATTATTTCTTATACATATTCCATAAACTCCAATGTGATTAATAATCATAATATACCTTCCTCAATTCTTCAAAAAGGGGCTGACCTAAAAGACCTAAATTTTAACAAGGTGTATATGAAAACTCATAGACGCAGTGGTTTATTGATATCTAAATTCGCTTTATAAAAGCTATTTAGATATCTAATAAACTGTGCGGGGGTAACTCGACAAAATCGATTTCTACGAAATCACGATTTTTGAGTCACTCCCGCTTTAATCTTATTCTAATTCTGCTAATTTAGCTTTTAAGTATGGCACTAAATCATCTTTTAAATCAGACTTAAGTGCAAAGTCGATAGTAGTTTTAACAAATCCAATTGTTTCACCTACATCG
Proteins encoded in this window:
- a CDS encoding GTP pyrophosphokinase, with protein sequence MKKTQIEKLTDQLFSMENDSSLLINELEPYVELFMHYECAMLEIETKLNVFDKEFSLHGESNPIESVNTRLKTPMSLMNKLKRLDLPFDINTIKENIYDVAGVRVICSFKNDVYKLVDALKQQDDLTVIAEKDYIKNHKENGYRSYHLIVKVPIFLSDKVEHVAVEVQFRTIAMDFWASLEHKLRYKKNLSEEKEKEIERRLQLCADISSKLDNQMQKVKEIIEDDSEYL
- a CDS encoding APC family permease, which translates into the protein MQIFRKKTIEKVFGESRKKTLRPTLRTIDLILLGIGSVIGSGILVLTGEAASKAGPSVIFSFLIAGLACGLTALCYAELSSTIPSSGSVYTYSYITLGEIVAHCMGWLLAGSYIIAGAAIANGWSSYFKSLLEGFGIILPKKFTTLPSEGGYGNILAITVVLLIMIVLFKGTNSSKFVNNLMVAVKIIVILLFVLVGVFYITPTNWTDNFAPQGMSGIMIGATTVFFAYLGFDTISTSAEETINPQKALPRAIIITLLICTVFYIMVCLVITGMVPFSQLGKGDALAYVLGVVGQDKVAGIVSLGAVIGLLSGPLGTMFAAVRILFTMSRDGLLPKKLSSLNKSGVPGSTTIGVGLLMAILTGFLPLGQLADLANVSYIIAFMLVSYSMFVIRREYPDVKRGFIMPGMPYLPIISILLFIVLLYGIQFLTWIIFGCWILVGLAIYFAYSVNHSKER
- the grdD gene encoding glycine/sarcosine/betaine reductase complex component C subunit alpha, with amino-acid sequence MSKQVISEVLLEVANAIETGNFGKKLKVGLTTLGSEHGFENLLQGAILAKNPVFDIVLIGKGYEDFESYEAKDEDEAHKIMEDLLDKGEIASCVTMHYNFPIGVSTVGRVITPARGTEMLLATTTGTSSTNRVEAMVRNTLYGIATAKSLGKTNPTVGIANVEGARQVEKVLLDLKENGYEFEFATSQRADGGSVMRGNDLLMGTPDVMVVDSLTGNLFMKVFSAFTTGGDYEASGFGYGPGVGEDYDRRILILSRASGSPVVANALKYAYEVAKGKVNEIAKQEFEKANKAKLDEFISKLKVKKEGSVTTEEVKMPEKEVVTAQISGIDILDLEDATKLLWKNEIYAESGMGCTGPIVLVNPDKKDSAEEILKKEGLIS
- the grdC gene encoding glycine/sarcosine/betaine reductase complex component C subunit beta, whose amino-acid sequence is MNYPVFKGAGYILVHTPDMIVRNGSTASVERVTNPDSEFLKEVNNHIRTYEEVVNYLPNQVYIGNKTPEQLNTYPMPWYDIKDEKGERHGKFGQIVPQDEFLALMKLCDAFDLVKLSEEFVAVVRPKIEENFKELAPLFEKLEGADLSDNEEGFEDLVHEGKVVGYVKKAHDVDVNLNAHVIFENLVVKASGVIAALELLRNSGVNPEDIDYVVECSEEACGDINQRGGGNFAKAIAEVVGLVNATGSDLRGFCAAPTHALISASSLVKAGVYKNVLVVAGGASAKLGMNGKDHVKKGLPVLEDVLGGFAVLISENDGVNPIIRTDMVGKHNVGTGSSPQAVMGALVANPLEKAKLKITDVDVFSVEMQNPDITKAAGAGNVPEANYKMIAALAAMRGDIEKKELKSFIEAKGLPGWAPTQGHIPSGVPYVGFLIDDLTKGDKNRAMIVGKGSLFLGRMTNLFDGVSFVVERNSGAVEGESAGISKDEIRKIIAESMRKISQEMLEE
- the grdB gene encoding glycine reductase complex selenoprotein B — protein: MSKIRVVHYINQFFAGVGGEEQAHIAPELRTELPPISVQLQGQLGEEFEVVATVVCGDSYFNENLEKVQAELLEMIKGCEPQLFIAGPAFNAGRYGVAAGTITKAVQDELGIPAVTAMYVENPGTDMFRKEVYILETADSAAGMRKALPKLAKFAAKLAKGEEILSPKEEGYHERGIRVNFFSDKRGSERAVEMLVKKIKGEEFETEYPMPNFDRVEPNPAVKDLSKAKIALVTSGGIVPKGNPDHIESSSASKYGEYSLEGFTNLTDETHETAHGGYDPVYANEDADRVLPVDVMREFVKEGKVGSLHEKFYTTVGNGTAVASAVGFAKEYAQKLVADGVDAVILTSTUGTCTRCGATMVKEIERAGIPVVHMCTVVPISLTVGANRIVPTIAIPHPLGNPKLEADEEKKLRRGLVEKALHALTVEVDGQTVFE